In Brevibacillus brevis NBRC 100599, a single genomic region encodes these proteins:
- a CDS encoding TetR/AcrR family transcriptional regulator gives MAEALTLREKKKAKTKFALLDAALELIGDGSFRNVLVDDICERAEVSKVTFFKFFPQKEELLVYYMSIWQAECFIELQSTAKRGWEAVRHIFAKVTSDGVKQPGIMLSLISFLAEQKMHPSVPLLSDAELHLRFPAHEEREAIRATDLHQLFQKCVQEAAEDGQLALHLSEEEGVILLFSMFYGAYLTAHLFHVSDYMACYELHLKSLIR, from the coding sequence ATGGCAGAAGCATTAACCCTACGTGAGAAAAAGAAAGCCAAAACCAAATTCGCCCTTCTGGACGCTGCCTTGGAGCTAATAGGCGACGGGAGCTTCCGAAATGTACTGGTGGATGACATTTGCGAACGAGCAGAGGTGTCGAAGGTCACATTCTTTAAATTTTTCCCGCAAAAGGAAGAGCTCTTGGTTTATTACATGAGCATTTGGCAAGCAGAGTGTTTCATTGAGCTGCAGAGTACTGCCAAGAGAGGCTGGGAAGCGGTGCGGCATATTTTTGCCAAGGTTACGAGCGATGGTGTGAAGCAGCCGGGGATCATGCTTAGCCTTATCAGCTTTTTAGCCGAGCAAAAAATGCACCCGAGTGTCCCGCTTCTATCTGATGCTGAATTGCATTTGCGCTTCCCCGCACATGAGGAGAGAGAAGCCATTAGAGCTACTGATCTGCATCAGCTTTTCCAAAAGTGCGTGCAAGAAGCAGCCGAGGATGGTCAGCTTGCCCTTCACCTGTCGGAGGAGGAAGGCGTTATTTTGCTATTCTCGATGTTTTACGGAGCCTATCTGACGGCACATTTGTTTCATGTGTCTGATTATATGGCGTGTTACGAACTGCATCTCAAATCATTGATAAGGTAG
- a CDS encoding putative baseplate assembly protein, whose product MLPSKNLDDRYFEEIVEQAKNAIPKLQPEWGDHRHHDPGITLLEMFAWLMEMQQYYLNRITEKNERKFLQLMGVHPKNQSCATTDVTFFDVSEEAILPEKTILFAGNLPFETEHSLVLVPASLERVLVHTESGTADVSSSNAHTGVSYYAFGQEPTIGNKIYLGFDRPLPIGKAVSIGLRLFEDYPVPIAPLTPTALFVPSASLEWEYYGQDERTQETGWSPLPLVSDETMNLSFSGRVLIELEGTMKPLMLYPANDRPRFWLCATLRAGRFELAPRLEKIELNTVSVIQRETFSQVWEFDGTGQADQTIVLSSSLSYDGSVEVQCKKGQHWQSGWDQDEPDQADTGVFSFRVSRDPVQGTTMIGFGGAMPEGRRNIRVIAYRIDFAGQRSIGESSGLPHQVFRPNVQSIMPETFVIQVARQVEGNPFPVWEDWSLVTDFDRSGPQDRHFMLIDTDGTEIAFGNNEHGAIPERLEGMAGIRILSCQTSQGAKGNVQGGQITRFLPLARQRTTAQVTNPRPASGGSERETIDQAKRRMRIEGKKPQRAVTAEDYEALALSTPGLRVARAKAIPLYKVGEVGASEQNAAAQTTVVIVPFSDQPTPLPSEGFLRTVRHQLEQRRLLTTEVHVAAPAYIKVTVFATIVVESAFVDKKQMVLQALQRYLTPLDLHNSSSQQGKGWEFGRPVYKSDLYEVLNQIEGVLYVTDLWVSAEGTGIVRDEGGDIQIPRHGLVYSGEHVLELVVDRER is encoded by the coding sequence ATGCTTCCATCCAAGAATCTGGATGATCGCTACTTTGAGGAGATCGTCGAACAAGCAAAAAACGCGATCCCCAAGCTGCAGCCAGAGTGGGGTGATCACCGTCATCACGATCCTGGCATTACGCTTTTGGAGATGTTCGCGTGGTTGATGGAAATGCAGCAATACTATCTCAACCGGATCACGGAAAAGAATGAACGCAAATTTTTGCAGCTCATGGGTGTACACCCAAAGAACCAGTCATGTGCGACGACGGATGTAACGTTTTTCGACGTGTCAGAAGAAGCGATCCTTCCGGAGAAGACGATATTGTTCGCGGGGAATCTTCCTTTCGAGACGGAACATTCGCTTGTTCTGGTACCAGCCAGCCTGGAGCGTGTTCTGGTTCATACAGAAAGCGGGACGGCGGATGTGAGTTCATCCAATGCGCATACTGGTGTTTCCTACTACGCATTCGGCCAGGAACCAACGATAGGGAACAAGATTTACTTAGGCTTTGATCGGCCGTTGCCAATAGGGAAAGCAGTCTCGATTGGATTGCGCCTGTTTGAGGACTATCCTGTCCCAATCGCCCCACTTACGCCCACAGCGCTTTTCGTTCCATCGGCTAGTCTCGAGTGGGAGTACTATGGACAGGACGAACGCACGCAAGAAACGGGATGGAGTCCGTTACCACTAGTCTCGGATGAAACGATGAATCTATCCTTTTCGGGACGTGTCCTGATCGAGCTGGAAGGGACAATGAAGCCGCTCATGCTTTACCCCGCCAATGATCGCCCTCGATTCTGGCTCTGTGCAACATTGCGTGCAGGTCGATTCGAATTGGCTCCTCGCCTGGAAAAAATCGAGTTGAATACCGTGAGTGTCATCCAACGAGAAACCTTCAGTCAAGTGTGGGAGTTCGATGGAACGGGGCAAGCAGATCAGACGATCGTCCTTTCCAGTTCGCTATCGTACGATGGCTCTGTGGAGGTTCAATGCAAAAAGGGACAACATTGGCAAAGTGGATGGGATCAAGATGAACCAGACCAAGCCGATACAGGCGTATTTTCGTTTCGCGTTTCGCGTGACCCAGTACAGGGCACCACGATGATTGGATTTGGAGGTGCAATGCCTGAAGGTCGCAGAAATATTCGGGTCATCGCCTATCGGATAGACTTTGCAGGGCAACGGTCCATCGGAGAAAGCAGTGGATTGCCACATCAAGTGTTTCGGCCAAACGTCCAATCGATCATGCCAGAAACGTTTGTCATTCAGGTGGCCCGTCAGGTCGAAGGCAATCCGTTTCCCGTCTGGGAAGACTGGTCGCTGGTCACTGATTTTGACCGATCAGGACCACAGGACCGCCATTTTATGCTGATTGATACGGACGGGACAGAAATTGCGTTTGGCAATAATGAGCACGGAGCCATTCCAGAAAGACTGGAAGGTATGGCGGGTATTCGGATCCTATCCTGTCAGACAAGCCAAGGTGCGAAGGGGAATGTGCAAGGAGGGCAAATTACCCGATTCCTGCCGCTCGCCCGGCAGCGAACCACCGCACAGGTGACGAATCCACGTCCAGCTAGTGGGGGAAGCGAGCGCGAAACGATTGATCAAGCCAAGCGCAGGATGAGAATAGAAGGGAAAAAACCGCAGCGGGCCGTTACAGCAGAAGACTATGAGGCCCTCGCTCTCTCGACACCTGGATTGCGAGTAGCCCGCGCAAAGGCAATCCCCCTGTACAAAGTAGGGGAAGTGGGAGCTTCCGAGCAAAACGCAGCCGCTCAAACGACCGTCGTCATCGTCCCATTTAGCGATCAGCCGACACCACTGCCAAGTGAAGGCTTCCTGCGGACTGTTCGCCACCAATTGGAACAGAGAAGGCTATTGACGACAGAGGTCCATGTGGCTGCTCCAGCTTATATCAAAGTGACCGTTTTTGCGACAATCGTGGTGGAGTCTGCGTTTGTAGACAAAAAGCAGATGGTGCTACAGGCATTGCAGCGATATTTGACACCATTGGATCTACACAATTCTTCGAGTCAACAAGGAAAAGGCTGGGAATTTGGTCGGCCTGTTTATAAAAGCGATCTCTACGAGGTATTAAACCAGATCGAGGGTGTGCTGTACGTGACGGATTTGTGGGTTTCCGCAGAGGGCACAGGCATCGTCAGGGATGAAGGGGGCGATATACAGATTCCGCGCCATGGGCTGGTGTACTCAGGAGAGCATGTCTTGGAGCTCGTTGTGGATAGAGAAAGATAG
- a CDS encoding MFS transporter — protein MKWKLHYAWIILFVTFAALSAVQGIRLSFGAFIEPWENQFSLDRGTISLISALSFVVYGISQPIAGRLIDRFGARTILLYSTLLVGLSMMFTQWVTSPWQLFLLYGVIASIGVGGASNVAASVIITNWFNEKRGVAFGFLEAGFSVGQMVMVPVSLFFIQWFDWKMAVAVFALFLLIVIFPVLLLLLRNHPAEKGLHPIGGSREEENASSQIASASKLPVRGIFRSRNFWFLLLPFFICGFTTTGLMDTHLIPFTQLCGFSTTVTGSAISLLAAFNTLGTLLSGFIADRWSSRKFLATLYLLRAVSIGFLIVFVSDPELLLFFVAHPSLLILFSISFGLVDFATVAPTQLLATQHFKNYSMGLVMGWLFLSHQAGSALGAYLPGMIFEQTGHYTLAFYVSVFLLVGAAVLNLLLPESVKATSHEKACTE, from the coding sequence CTGAAGTGGAAACTACATTATGCTTGGATTATTTTATTCGTCACATTTGCCGCTTTATCAGCAGTACAGGGAATAAGACTTTCTTTTGGCGCCTTTATTGAACCCTGGGAGAACCAATTTTCTCTTGATCGCGGGACCATTTCACTCATCTCGGCGTTAAGCTTTGTCGTTTATGGGATTTCCCAACCAATTGCCGGCAGGCTGATCGATCGCTTTGGAGCCCGCACCATCCTGCTATACAGTACGCTCTTGGTAGGCCTTAGCATGATGTTCACACAATGGGTAACATCCCCCTGGCAATTGTTCCTCCTTTATGGCGTAATTGCGTCCATTGGCGTGGGTGGAGCATCCAATGTAGCGGCAAGTGTCATCATCACAAATTGGTTTAACGAAAAACGAGGCGTCGCATTCGGATTTTTGGAGGCAGGCTTCAGTGTTGGGCAAATGGTGATGGTTCCTGTATCTCTTTTCTTCATACAGTGGTTCGATTGGAAAATGGCCGTCGCCGTTTTTGCTCTCTTTCTGCTGATTGTTATTTTTCCCGTTTTGCTTCTCCTTTTGCGGAATCATCCAGCGGAAAAAGGCCTGCATCCTATCGGGGGCTCACGGGAAGAAGAAAACGCAAGCAGCCAAATAGCCTCTGCCAGCAAGCTACCAGTCAGGGGTATTTTTCGATCCAGGAATTTCTGGTTCCTGCTATTGCCCTTTTTTATCTGCGGATTTACCACCACCGGCTTGATGGATACTCATTTGATCCCATTTACCCAGCTTTGCGGTTTTTCAACAACCGTAACTGGTTCGGCCATAAGCCTGTTGGCTGCTTTCAACACACTGGGGACTTTATTGTCCGGTTTTATTGCGGATCGCTGGAGCAGTAGAAAATTTTTGGCGACCCTATACCTATTGCGAGCCGTTTCAATCGGTTTCTTGATTGTATTTGTGAGTGATCCCGAACTTCTCCTGTTTTTTGTCGCACATCCATCTTTGTTGATTCTGTTTTCCATCTCTTTTGGGCTTGTCGATTTTGCAACGGTAGCTCCTACCCAACTGCTAGCAACGCAGCATTTCAAAAATTACTCCATGGGACTTGTCATGGGTTGGCTTTTTCTGAGTCATCAGGCTGGGTCAGCGTTGGGGGCATACTTGCCTGGAATGATTTTTGAGCAGACGGGTCATTATACGCTGGCCTTTTATGTCTCAGTCTTTTTACTGGTGGGAGCTGCTGTTTTGAATCTCTTACTGCCTGAATCAGTTAAGGCTACAAGTCATGAGAAGGCATGCACAGAATAA
- a CDS encoding IclR family transcriptional regulator yields the protein MEEEQKANVRAVDRALDILLCFTDATDLGLSEIASRLSLHKSTVHRLLATLENKGFLIRDVQTEKYRLGFRVWELSANLSQNDDPATLLLPEMERLRDLVEETISLYVRDGNERIRVQAVQSKQPIRRVAPIGARMPLAVGASSKVLVAYAEPFILQEVISDPNWPDFVNKESFIEQLDQIRKQGFATSVEERELGTAAVAVPIFNRNGQLVASIAASGPSNRLTPEKMSQYAPYIMEAAYRMGKMMK from the coding sequence ATGGAAGAAGAACAAAAAGCAAACGTTCGAGCAGTCGATCGGGCTTTGGATATCCTGCTCTGTTTTACAGACGCGACGGATCTGGGCCTGAGTGAGATAGCGAGTCGACTCTCCTTGCATAAAAGTACCGTGCACCGTTTGCTGGCAACGCTGGAGAACAAAGGGTTTCTGATACGAGATGTCCAGACGGAGAAGTATCGACTTGGGTTTCGAGTTTGGGAGTTATCCGCCAATTTGTCGCAAAACGATGATCCAGCGACATTGCTGCTGCCGGAGATGGAGCGATTGCGGGATTTGGTGGAGGAAACGATCAGTCTGTATGTGCGGGATGGAAACGAGCGGATACGCGTACAGGCAGTCCAAAGCAAGCAGCCGATTCGCAGGGTGGCCCCAATTGGAGCGCGTATGCCACTCGCGGTGGGAGCATCGAGCAAGGTACTCGTTGCTTACGCAGAACCTTTCATTTTGCAGGAAGTCATCAGCGATCCGAATTGGCCTGACTTTGTGAACAAGGAGTCTTTCATTGAGCAATTGGATCAAATCAGGAAGCAAGGCTTCGCGACTAGCGTGGAGGAACGGGAGCTGGGGACAGCAGCCGTAGCCGTCCCGATATTCAACCGCAACGGACAATTGGTAGCGTCTATTGCAGCGTCTGGTCCATCCAACCGCCTGACTCCTGAAAAAATGAGCCAATATGCGCCGTACATCATGGAAGCAGCCTATCGGATGGGGAAAATGATGAAATAA
- a CDS encoding DUF4188 domain-containing protein has translation MAKVVPGRFTAQMEGSFVVFIIGMRINRMLAVHKWMPVANAMGGMMRELYQHPELGLLGHTSHFNLREITLIQYWRSYEHLENYARKNHNHLSAWKKFNQAVGTDGTVGIFHETYLVDAGKYECLYGNMPVWGLAKAGEHLPAVGKRETARRRLGGENEPALPTPTQ, from the coding sequence ATGGCAAAAGTAGTTCCGGGGCGTTTTACAGCACAAATGGAAGGATCTTTCGTCGTATTTATCATCGGGATGCGAATCAACCGTATGCTTGCGGTTCACAAGTGGATGCCAGTAGCCAATGCGATGGGAGGTATGATGCGAGAGTTGTATCAGCACCCGGAGCTCGGATTATTGGGGCACACTTCGCATTTTAATCTGCGTGAAATCACCCTGATCCAGTACTGGCGATCCTATGAGCATCTGGAAAATTACGCGAGAAAAAACCACAATCATTTGAGCGCGTGGAAGAAGTTCAACCAAGCGGTAGGAACGGATGGAACGGTTGGGATTTTTCACGAGACGTACTTGGTCGATGCAGGAAAATACGAATGCCTATACGGAAATATGCCTGTCTGGGGATTGGCCAAGGCGGGTGAGCATCTACCGGCTGTGGGAAAAAGGGAGACGGCACGCCGCCGTTTGGGCGGTGAGAACGAGCCAGCGCTTCCTACTCCTACTCAATAA
- a CDS encoding phage tail protein, giving the protein MNRFFSLNNPSDWQRGIWYNLHVSNEGIALNKSPEYVIDYVHQAGTTHHSRLLDFAMARVGSLLWLDESGHITHYDDGNNFKETVFRAGRGLFSKDSFLVADDEYVYILDPEARRKVGAYSIANGQCVWSWEEGEEQRLFPLDAGLDEEGRLYITTPVLVDQDNERKEIAAGTQVVVLRLNRAGKVDATYAHEELRVKETATLREIRRRRLFRLSVAEAGKAYLFWAQTNQVFRFSSEGADVCTLAIPSGTKPAGFAVGPGPILYVGDRRSIDSAHDHTRFILRFQPTGEALAPLTNYHGRADKLVFDNQQRLYVWDAQKNVLTMMRLVSRTSNLDATGIPMGIYFSRALDSTEYETVWHKFTLEADIPEETQLLISTFSSDRKEHVIDGAVRNLDDVLLAPDMDWRTKLQRTANLWSEPVINASDALFHSAKGRYLWLKIEWLGTDRHSPLLRQMRIYSPRDTFLRYLPATYQSEPASANFLERFLSLFGTFYLELEEQIDTISRLFDPDTTPGEFVPWLASWLGMGRDEHWTEAQRRELIRRAPELYAERGTRAGLEKMVQLYTGERPMIVEYFQIRDMKAIPELHELISSLYMDHPYQFCLIVSQECATTEREQSVLQKILEDQTPAFTEAKLIVLRPGIYADLHSYVGINSYLTEPSFLTLDQNLSIPYNTVLSGKDRSRRIDYDTRIGLDAELE; this is encoded by the coding sequence ATGAATCGTTTCTTTTCCCTGAACAATCCGTCCGATTGGCAGCGGGGGATCTGGTATAACCTTCACGTCTCCAACGAGGGGATTGCGCTGAACAAATCGCCCGAATATGTGATCGATTATGTGCACCAGGCTGGGACGACACATCACTCTCGACTCTTGGATTTTGCCATGGCACGGGTTGGTTCGTTGCTCTGGCTGGATGAAAGCGGACATATCACGCATTATGATGACGGCAACAACTTCAAGGAGACCGTGTTTCGCGCTGGACGGGGGTTGTTTTCCAAAGACTCGTTTCTCGTCGCTGACGATGAATACGTGTATATCCTCGACCCCGAAGCAAGGCGAAAAGTCGGTGCGTATTCCATAGCCAACGGCCAGTGCGTTTGGAGCTGGGAGGAGGGGGAGGAACAGAGGCTTTTTCCTTTGGATGCAGGGCTGGATGAAGAAGGACGTCTTTACATCACGACACCTGTGCTCGTAGATCAAGACAACGAACGGAAGGAAATCGCGGCGGGAACACAAGTCGTCGTCCTTCGGCTGAATCGGGCAGGAAAAGTGGACGCTACATACGCGCATGAGGAATTGAGAGTAAAAGAGACAGCTACACTCCGTGAGATCAGGCGAAGAAGGTTGTTTCGCCTGTCTGTTGCCGAAGCGGGCAAGGCCTATCTCTTTTGGGCACAGACGAATCAAGTGTTTCGGTTCTCTTCGGAAGGCGCCGATGTGTGCACACTGGCGATCCCGTCAGGCACCAAGCCCGCGGGATTTGCAGTGGGTCCAGGTCCCATTCTCTATGTGGGTGATCGGCGTTCCATCGATTCGGCTCATGATCATACCCGATTCATTTTGCGTTTTCAACCAACGGGGGAAGCACTTGCGCCGTTGACCAACTACCACGGCCGAGCAGACAAGCTCGTTTTTGATAACCAGCAACGACTGTATGTTTGGGACGCGCAGAAAAATGTTCTGACGATGATGAGACTCGTCTCCCGAACGTCCAATCTGGATGCGACGGGAATACCGATGGGCATCTACTTCTCTCGTGCATTGGATAGCACGGAATATGAAACAGTGTGGCATAAATTCACGCTGGAAGCAGACATACCGGAAGAAACACAGTTACTCATCTCGACGTTTTCTTCTGATCGAAAAGAGCATGTGATTGATGGAGCCGTCCGCAATCTGGATGACGTTTTGCTGGCACCCGACATGGACTGGAGAACCAAGCTGCAAAGGACCGCCAATCTATGGTCAGAGCCGGTAATCAACGCTTCGGATGCGCTGTTTCATTCCGCAAAAGGCCGCTATCTATGGCTCAAAATCGAATGGCTTGGAACGGACCGCCATTCCCCGTTGCTCAGGCAAATGAGGATATATTCGCCGCGCGACACATTTTTGCGTTATTTACCAGCGACTTATCAAAGTGAACCTGCCAGTGCTAATTTTTTGGAGCGCTTCCTCTCCCTTTTCGGGACGTTTTACTTGGAGCTGGAGGAACAGATTGATACCATTTCACGGTTGTTCGATCCTGATACGACACCGGGAGAGTTCGTCCCTTGGCTCGCTTCTTGGTTGGGGATGGGCAGGGATGAGCATTGGACAGAAGCACAGCGACGAGAGCTGATTCGTCGCGCACCGGAGCTATACGCTGAGCGGGGCACTCGTGCGGGATTGGAAAAGATGGTACAGCTGTATACCGGGGAGCGCCCGATGATCGTGGAGTATTTTCAAATCAGGGACATGAAGGCGATCCCGGAGCTACACGAGCTAATCTCTTCCTTGTACATGGATCATCCGTATCAGTTTTGTCTGATTGTTTCGCAGGAATGCGCGACAACAGAGCGGGAGCAGTCGGTTTTGCAAAAGATTTTGGAAGATCAAACGCCTGCTTTTACAGAGGCAAAGCTCATCGTTCTGCGCCCGGGCATCTACGCCGACCTCCATAGCTACGTGGGGATTAATTCTTATTTGACGGAGCCGTCGTTCCTTACGCTTGATCAAAATTTGTCTATTCCATACAACACGGTGCTAAGTGGGAAGGACCGCAGTAGACGAATCGATTATGACACGAGGATTGGGCTGGATGCAGAGCTGGAGTAA
- a CDS encoding MarR family winged helix-turn-helix transcriptional regulator encodes MDRIEDCYGFLLGKAYQKVWQMEKAALSTYGVTPVQFILLHALWEKDGQKGVELGARLRLDGATITGVLDRLEKLELIERRSDPNDRRTNLIFLTPKGKELEKPLNQLTEEVNNAVISLFSEEEAKLLKNMLTKLGLS; translated from the coding sequence ATGGATCGGATTGAAGATTGCTATGGGTTTCTACTGGGAAAGGCATATCAAAAAGTGTGGCAAATGGAAAAGGCCGCACTATCCACCTACGGAGTAACTCCTGTGCAGTTTATTCTGTTGCATGCCCTTTGGGAAAAGGATGGGCAAAAGGGAGTTGAGTTGGGAGCGCGACTTCGGTTGGATGGAGCAACGATCACAGGCGTGCTGGATCGATTAGAAAAATTAGAGCTCATTGAGAGACGTTCTGATCCCAATGACCGCCGAACAAACCTCATTTTTCTAACTCCGAAAGGCAAAGAGCTGGAGAAACCATTGAATCAGCTGACCGAGGAAGTAAATAACGCGGTGATCTCCCTTTTTAGCGAGGAGGAAGCGAAACTGCTTAAAAACATGTTGACCAAATTAGGATTAAGCTAG
- a CDS encoding DUF3892 domain-containing protein, whose protein sequence is MDQRNFEQIYESYKNAGEQQAIQENEDNSPLTNTGKEQIVAVRKNEDGDLIAFKTDTGRELDYITALNDAKAGKLAHVDEFHKYGRDILRSEPDGIKENNLDRLPDF, encoded by the coding sequence ATGGATCAACGAAACTTTGAACAAATTTATGAATCGTACAAAAATGCCGGAGAACAACAGGCGATCCAGGAAAATGAAGATAACAGTCCGCTGACGAATACCGGAAAAGAGCAAATCGTCGCCGTCAGGAAAAACGAAGATGGAGACTTGATCGCCTTTAAAACGGACACTGGCCGAGAGCTCGACTATATCACCGCACTCAACGATGCAAAGGCTGGCAAGCTGGCTCATGTAGACGAGTTTCACAAGTATGGGAGAGACATTCTGCGGAGTGAGCCAGACGGCATCAAGGAAAACAATTTGGATCGCCTGCCTGACTTTTAA
- a CDS encoding aldo/keto reductase produces the protein MATHITDHSVLNNGVKMPWLGLGVWKAKDGNETLAVRSAIEAGYRSIDTAAIYGNEAGVGEGIRQAGIDRDQLFITTKVWNADQGYESTLKAFDESMKKLGTDTLDLYLIHWPVKGKYVDTWRALEKLYRDGYVRAIGVSNFHSHYLEDLRQHSEIIPVVNQVEYHPLLTQKELHEYCKEHHIQLEAWSPLMQGNLDHPLLVELGQKYGKSPAQIVLRWDLENQVVTIPKSITPERIRQNADVFDFTLSTEDVEKITALNDNKRFGPDPDHFDF, from the coding sequence ATGGCAACACATATCACAGATCATTCCGTTTTGAACAACGGGGTGAAGATGCCCTGGCTGGGTCTGGGTGTCTGGAAGGCAAAAGACGGAAACGAAACGTTGGCCGTCCGATCCGCGATTGAGGCGGGTTATCGCAGTATAGACACGGCAGCTATCTACGGCAACGAAGCCGGCGTAGGCGAAGGAATCCGTCAAGCCGGGATTGATCGCGACCAATTGTTCATCACGACCAAGGTGTGGAATGCGGATCAAGGCTACGAGTCAACGCTGAAGGCTTTTGATGAAAGTATGAAAAAGTTGGGTACGGATACGTTGGATTTGTACCTGATTCACTGGCCGGTAAAAGGCAAGTATGTAGATACATGGAGAGCCTTGGAAAAGCTATACCGCGATGGATATGTACGTGCGATTGGCGTCAGTAATTTTCATAGCCACTACCTCGAGGATTTGCGCCAACATAGCGAGATCATTCCGGTTGTCAACCAAGTCGAGTATCATCCCTTGCTTACCCAAAAAGAGTTGCATGAGTATTGCAAAGAGCACCATATTCAACTAGAAGCATGGAGCCCGTTGATGCAAGGAAATCTCGATCATCCTCTCTTGGTAGAATTGGGACAAAAATACGGCAAGTCTCCTGCGCAAATTGTGCTTCGCTGGGATTTGGAAAACCAAGTGGTGACCATTCCGAAGTCGATCACACCAGAGCGGATTCGCCAGAACGCAGATGTTTTTGATTTCACCCTCAGCACAGAGGATGTAGAAAAAATCACTGCTCTAAATGACAACAAGCGTTTTGGGCCAGACCCCGATCATTTTGATTTTTAA
- the alr gene encoding alanine racemase — translation MNQLFRETWIEVNLDAIKKNIQSIRRHIPKQTKIMAVVKANAYGHGSVGVARHALEYGATSLAVAILEEGIVLRKAGIVAPILVLGFTPLSRVKEAIAWNIELSAFQADWIKKADKIIKSTAFTNRLNIHINIDTGMGRLGVRTKSALLSVVTALTSSSSLAWTGIFTHFSTADEPDHTLTKAQHELFVQYLRYLKERGFELPTVHMCNTAATIAFPEYSADMIRLGIGMYGLYPSAYIRQLNRVKLVPALSLKSRFSYVKTMLTPPFTISYGATYIAKRGEVIGTVPIGYADGYSRALSNRGFVLYQGRRLPIAGRVTMDQMMVSLGEGSGKQGDEVVIYGKQGNREIPVDEIAEMLGTINYEVVATLSNRIPRLFLEKGVVVEISHLLPEG, via the coding sequence ATGAATCAGTTGTTTCGCGAAACCTGGATTGAGGTAAATCTCGATGCTATCAAGAAAAACATTCAGTCGATACGCCGGCATATTCCTAAACAGACGAAAATCATGGCGGTTGTAAAAGCGAATGCCTATGGCCATGGTTCTGTCGGAGTAGCTCGCCATGCCCTTGAGTACGGGGCTACTTCCCTCGCTGTCGCCATTCTGGAAGAAGGCATCGTCTTGCGAAAGGCGGGAATTGTAGCCCCTATACTCGTGCTGGGATTCACACCTCTTTCACGTGTCAAAGAGGCGATTGCCTGGAATATTGAGCTGTCTGCCTTCCAGGCCGATTGGATCAAAAAAGCCGATAAAATAATCAAATCAACAGCTTTCACTAATCGTCTAAACATCCATATCAACATCGATACAGGTATGGGTCGTTTGGGCGTACGGACAAAATCTGCGTTGCTTTCAGTCGTGACGGCCTTAACGTCTAGCTCTTCACTTGCATGGACCGGAATCTTCACCCATTTTTCCACTGCGGATGAACCGGATCACACATTGACCAAAGCGCAGCACGAGTTGTTTGTTCAGTATCTTCGTTATCTGAAGGAACGAGGCTTCGAGCTTCCAACCGTACACATGTGCAACACCGCCGCTACCATTGCTTTTCCCGAATACAGCGCCGATATGATCCGCCTCGGAATCGGCATGTATGGGCTGTACCCATCCGCTTATATCCGGCAACTCAATCGCGTCAAGCTCGTTCCGGCTCTCAGCTTGAAATCGCGCTTTTCCTATGTGAAGACAATGCTGACACCGCCGTTTACCATCAGTTATGGCGCTACCTACATAGCAAAACGCGGAGAGGTCATCGGGACGGTTCCAATCGGTTATGCCGACGGGTATTCGCGCGCTCTCTCTAACCGGGGATTTGTTCTGTATCAAGGCAGACGTTTGCCAATCGCAGGGCGAGTGACAATGGATCAGATGATGGTCAGCTTGGGAGAAGGCAGTGGAAAGCAAGGCGATGAAGTCGTGATTTATGGCAAGCAAGGAAACCGCGAGATCCCTGTCGATGAGATTGCCGAAATGCTCGGAACGATCAATTATGAAGTCGTTGCCACCCTCAGTAATCGCATCCCGCGCCTCTTTTTGGAAAAAGGGGTGGTTGTAGAAATCTCTCATCTGTTGCCGGAAGGGTAA